One segment of Arvicanthis niloticus isolate mArvNil1 chromosome 5, mArvNil1.pat.X, whole genome shotgun sequence DNA contains the following:
- the LOC117708254 gene encoding PRAME family member 12-like, translating into MSTYNSPTLEQLALEALLRNDAIDFSDLENLPTMLFPPLLLQAFKSRCTEILKATVVAWPFSYLPVGPLLKTAGVEMMQAVLGGIDILVNQNVHPRKKLQVLDLRDVHQDFWDAWAGREDGGCSADTLRKKQVPESHPTYTPTELLQVVTNLSLIFPLKEDQKCLLQWAQKNSESLQLICLKMKICVSPLEITKEVLDVFQPTYIEELEICSHEVLSNLRLFPHYLDPIRNIIRSNLNQIHFQCNDANTVTDVKRYAAKFFSQFSKLNHLQSLYLNGSHISYDNMKILFRFLKTPLESFSMTFFELSMSDLNHISKCKKLYQLKQLHFNAVVFSESCFKSLRILLENVSETLQSLQFEHCRMEDSQLKVLLPALSQCSQLNSIIFDGNYFSTPVLRDLLQCMANLSNLTVEVYPAPKECYDTRGYIVVESFSQLCPELVQMLMAKRQPKTIMFVTATCPNCWGCCVYDTKTSLCHCWQ; encoded by the exons ATGAGTACCTACAACTCTCCCACACTCGAGCAGCTGGCACTGGAGGCACTGCTGAGGAATGATGCCATAGACTTCTCTGATCTGGAAAACCTCCCCACTATGCTCTTCCCACCACTCTTACTACAGGCATTCAAGAGCAGATGCACAGAGATACTGAAGGCAACAGTGGTAGCCTGGCCCTTTTCCTACCTCCCCGTGGGACCATTGCTGAAAACTGCTGGTGTGGAGATGATGCAAGCAGTGCTGGGTGGCATAGATATACTGGTGAACCAGAATGTTCATCCCAG GAAGAAGCTTCAAGTGTTGGACTTGAGAGATGTGCATCAGGATTTTTGGGATGCATGggctggaagagaagatggagggTGCTCAGCAGATACTTTAAGAAAGAAGCAAGTCCCAGAGAGCCATCCTACTTATACACCAACAGAGCTATTGCAGGTGGTCACTAACCTGAGCCTCATCTTCCCTTTGAAAGAAGACCAAAAATGCTTGCTCCAGTGGGCCCAGAAGAACAGTGAATCTTTGCAGCTAATCTGTCTGAAGATGAAGATTTGTGTCTCCCCCCTGGAGATTACCAAGGAAGTCTTGGATGTTTTCCAGCCAACCTATATTGAGGAATTGGAAATATGCTCACATGAGGTCTTGTCTAACCTACGTTTATTTCCACATTACCTTGACCCAATTAGAAATATTATCAGATCCAATCTAAATCAAATTCATTTCCAATGTAATGATGCGAATACAGTGACAGATGTAAAGAGGTATGCTGCTAAATTCTTTTCTCAGTTCTCCAAACTCAACCATCTCCAGAGTCTCTATTTGAATGGTTCCCATATTTCCTATGACAACATGAAAATTTTGTTCAG gTTCCTGAAGACCCCCTTGGAGTCCTTCTCTATGACTTTCTTTGAACTCTCAATGTCAGACCTGAATCACATATCAAAGTGTAAGAAACTCTATCAACTGAAACAACTGCACTTCAATGCTGTAGTGTTTTCTGAGTCATGTTTCAAGAGTCTCCGAATTCTCCTAGAGAATGTATCTGAAACTCTGCAGAGTCTGCAGTTTGAACACTGCAGGATGGAAGACTCTCAGCTCAAAGTCCTCTTGCCAGCCCTGAGCCAGTGCTCACAGCTCAACAGTATTATTTTTGATGGTAATTATTTCTCCACTCCTGTACTCAGGGACCTTCTGCAATGCATGGCCAATCTGAGCAACTTGACTGTAGAGGTGTACCCTGCCCCAAAAGAGTGTTATGATACCCGGGGTTATATTGTGGTGGAGAGTTTTTCACAGCTGTGTCCTGAGCTGGTACAAATGCTCATGGCCAAAAGGCAGCCCAAGACAATCATGTTTGTTACAGCCACCTGCCCTAATTGTTGGGGATGCTGTGTCTATGACACAAAGACAAGCCTTTGTCATTGTTGGCAGTAA